GATGGTTGTCTGGAAAGGTTGGTAAATGCGGTTGAAAATGCACGCGGCTCAATATTAATTACTGCAGACCATGGTAATTCGGAGCAGATGAAAGATGATAAAACAGGGCAGCCGCATACATCGCACACAACTAATCCCGTACCGTTAATAATGGCAGGATATGGTGCGGATAAATATAAACTAAAAAACGGCAGGTTATGTGATATCGCACCTACCATATTAAATATTATGGGAATCGGGCAACCGGAGGATATGACTGGAGAAGTGCTTTTTAAGTGAACAAGGGAATAACTATAGAAGGCTCTGCAAAAGGGTGAAAAGTTTAATTTATTCCCTCTCCCGTTTACGGGGGAGGGTTAGGGAGGGGGCGATACATGCAGGTATAAAAAATACTTGCGAGTTTCCACCCCTCACAAAAACACTTCGTGTTTTTAACTCTCCCTCAAGGGGAGAGTAGTTTTTTTGACTTTTGCAGAGGGTTCTATAGTTCTTAAATGTTTTTATAATTAACACTGCGTAACTTTGCAGTTGGAATAAGACTTTATGGCAAAAAAGGAAGATGATAAGATGAATGATAAGGTTGTTATGACTCCTGATGTGGATATTAATACAAAGGAGGTCAAAGGCAAAAAAAAGGAAACAAAAGGTGAGACGGTACGCTCACTTGCTATTGCCATAATACTTGCCGTTATATTCAGGAGTTTTGCTTTTGAGCCTTTTTATATTCCGTCAAGTTCGATGAAGTCTACTTTGCTTATCGGTGATTATGTGTTCGTATCCAAATATACCTATGGTTATAGCCGTTATTCGTTCCCGTTCGGATTTGATATATTTGAAGGTCGTATCGGAGGTGATAAGCCGCAAAGAGGCGATGTGGCGGTGTTCAAACTTCCGACTAACCCAAGCATTAACTATATTAAAAGGCTTGTAGGTATGCCCGGCGATAAGATACAAGTGATAAACGGGGAGCTTTATATAAATCAAGAAAAAGTATCCAGAAAAAAAATAGAAAACTTCCTTGATAAGGACGAAAGGGGGAATGTTACTTCCATACCGCAATATATAGAAACGTTACCTAACGGCGTATCATACCGTGTGCTTGACCAAAGGCGTAACGGAGATTTGGATAATACCGAGGTCTATGAAGTGCCGGAAGGGCATTATTTTATGATGGGTGATAACAGGGATAATTCCGCTGATAGCAGGGTTTTGCTTAGTGTGGGGTATGTGCCGGAAGAAAATCTTGTAGGTCCTGCCAACCGGATATTCTTCTCATCGGAGGATTCTTTGCTTAAAATATGGACATGGCCGAGCAGCCTGAGATTCGACAGATTCTTTTCGAGCATAAAATATGAAGGTGAGAAATAGTGGATAAGATTGAAAAGGCTCTATCATATAGTTTTAAAAATCATTCTTTGCTTGAAGAGGCACTTACACATCCTAGTATCTCAAAACAAAGATGTGATAAAATATCCTTTTTTAATTATGAGCGTTTCGAGTTTTTGGGCGATGCCGTACTCGGTCTGGTCATAGCAGAGTTGCTCATAAATAAATACCCTGAGGAAAAAGAAGGCTCTCTGGCTAAAAGGCTGGCAGGTCTGGTGCGTGGTGAGGCTTTGGCTTGTGTTGCCAGAAAACTGAATATAGGTGAGTTTATAAAGATGACTCAGGGTGAAGAAGTTATGGGAGGCAGGGATAATTCAAGCAATATTGAAAATACTCTGGAAGCTATCATCGGAGCTATATATATAGATTCAGGCTTGGAAGGTGCAAGGGATTTTATCGGCAGGCACTGGATAGAACTTATAGATAATATGAAAGAGCCGCCTAAAGATCCTAAAACGGAATTGCAGGAATGGTCGCAAGGCAGAGGTTTGCCGATACCCGAATATAAGGTTATAAAGCAAACAGGCCCTTCGCATGACCCTTACTTTGAAATAAGCGTCAAGGTGGAGGGAGTGGAAGAAGTTACGGCAGACGGACACTCCAAGAAAAAAGCCGAAAAAAATGCCGCAAAAAAATTGTTGAAAATAATAAAAGAAGAAGATAGTGGAAAATAATCAAAAATGCGGTTTTATAGCCCTAATGGGTGCGCCGAATGTGGGTAAGTCCACTTTAGTTAATAATCTGGTAGGAAGCAAAATATCTATCGTTACCCCTAAAGTACAAACTACAAGGGCAAGCATAAAAGGTATATACACACAAGGTGATACGCAGCTCATATTCATTGACACGCCGGGGCTTTTCAACGCAAAGGAAAAGCTGGAAAAAGCTATTGTAAAAGAAGCGTGGAGCGGAGTGGAAGAGGCGGACTATCTGGCATTGCTGATAGATGCGAAAAAAGGCATATGTAAAGACACCGCTCAGGTAATAAAATCGCTAAAGGAACAGGGCAAAAAAGCCGCTCTTATAATAAATAAGATTGATCTTATCCAAAGGGAAAAATTGTTTGAGCTGGCAACAAAACTAAACGATGAGGGTGTGTTCACTGAAACTTTCATGGTATCGGCATTAAAAGGGGACGGTACTAAAAGACTGATAGAATATTTCGCGTCTATT
The Alphaproteobacteria bacterium CG11_big_fil_rev_8_21_14_0_20_39_49 DNA segment above includes these coding regions:
- a CDS encoding GTPase Era, producing MGAPNVGKSTLVNNLVGSKISIVTPKVQTTRASIKGIYTQGDTQLIFIDTPGLFNAKEKLEKAIVKEAWSGVEEADYLALLIDAKKGICKDTAQVIKSLKEQGKKAALIINKIDLIQREKLFELATKLNDEGVFTETFMVSALKGDGTKRLIEYFASIAKNSPWMFPEDQIMDAPIKFYAAEVTREKIFMKLQQEIPYSVAVETEKWEETKKAVNINQVIYVRKQGQKAIILGKGGSMIKQIGAASRRELEEALESKVNLFLFVKVRENWVDNPSIYKEIGLDL
- a CDS encoding ribonuclease III, yielding MVDKIEKALSYSFKNHSLLEEALTHPSISKQRCDKISFFNYERFEFLGDAVLGLVIAELLINKYPEEKEGSLAKRLAGLVRGEALACVARKLNIGEFIKMTQGEEVMGGRDNSSNIENTLEAIIGAIYIDSGLEGARDFIGRHWIELIDNMKEPPKDPKTELQEWSQGRGLPIPEYKVIKQTGPSHDPYFEISVKVEGVEEVTADGHSKKKAEKNAAKKLLKIIKEEDSGK
- the lepB gene encoding signal peptidase I → MTPDVDINTKEVKGKKKETKGETVRSLAIAIILAVIFRSFAFEPFYIPSSSMKSTLLIGDYVFVSKYTYGYSRYSFPFGFDIFEGRIGGDKPQRGDVAVFKLPTNPSINYIKRLVGMPGDKIQVINGELYINQEKVSRKKIENFLDKDERGNVTSIPQYIETLPNGVSYRVLDQRRNGDLDNTEVYEVPEGHYFMMGDNRDNSADSRVLLSVGYVPEENLVGPANRIFFSSEDSLLKIWTWPSSLRFDRFFSSIKYEGEK